The nucleotide sequence CGGCAGTCAGCTAGTCCCCCATCGTCCAACCCGAACGCGAAAGCCGATACCCCCAGATAGGGGTATCGGCTTTTGAACGTTGGCAGTACTGCTCCCTCCGCTCGCCTTACGCACGAAGGGAGCGAGGCGACCGCTTTAACTGAGTGCGCGTGACTTCAACTGCCGGAACTCGTCTTCCGTGATGGTTCCGGATTCGAGCAGAGACTTAGCGTCAGCGATTTGCTGAGCGGGCGACGTGCCAGCGACGCCTTGGATGTAGGCGTTCTGCGCCTCCTGCAGACGCGTGGCAACCTCGTGCGAACGGCGGTTCATGCCGTCGCCTCGGAATATGAGGTACGCC is from Hoyosella subflava DQS3-9A1 and encodes:
- a CDS encoding SHOCT domain-containing protein, yielding METFWDFFRLIVVSFVFIAYLIMLFSIITDLIRDRETSGWVKAIWALFLIFLPFLTALAYLIFRGDGMNRRSHEVATRLQEAQNAYIQGVAGTSPAQQIADAKSLLESGTITEDEFRQLKSRALS